The Gracilimonas sp. genome includes a region encoding these proteins:
- a CDS encoding response regulator transcription factor, translating to MGSIVKTLIADDHPLMMKGLQQVLKSHDGFEIITAENGKEALDYIRKQRPQIAILDIEMPELTGFEVAKQVHQEGIQIDIIFLTMHKDESMFNKAMDIGVKGYVLKENTASEIFKCVKTVLSGKHYLSPALSDFLIKRNGKILTPASDKDGLNLLTKTEKKVIKQVADMKTSQEIADEFNVSIKTVQNHRNNICNKLGLSGAHALLKFAVEHASNV from the coding sequence ATGGGTAGTATCGTAAAAACGTTGATAGCTGATGACCACCCCTTGATGATGAAAGGACTTCAACAGGTTTTGAAAAGCCATGATGGTTTTGAAATCATAACTGCGGAGAATGGAAAAGAAGCTTTGGACTATATCCGCAAGCAACGTCCTCAAATTGCCATACTCGATATTGAAATGCCGGAGCTAACCGGTTTTGAGGTAGCAAAACAGGTTCACCAAGAGGGAATTCAGATAGACATTATCTTTCTGACTATGCACAAAGATGAATCCATGTTTAATAAAGCCATGGATATCGGGGTGAAAGGATATGTGCTGAAAGAAAACACAGCTTCTGAAATTTTCAAATGTGTTAAAACGGTATTGAGTGGTAAACACTATTTGAGTCCGGCTTTATCCGATTTTCTAATCAAGCGGAATGGAAAAATTCTCACCCCAGCCAGTGACAAGGATGGTTTGAACTTACTTACTAAAACAGAGAAAAAAGTCATCAAGCAGGTTGCCGATATGAAAACCAGCCAGGAAATTGCTGATGAATTCAATGTGAGTATAAAAACGGTGCAAAATCACCGAAATAATATTTGCAATAAACTTGGACTTAGCGGAGCTCACGCCCTTCTAAAATTCGCGGTCGAACACGCTTCAAATGTATGA
- a CDS encoding response regulator transcription factor, with the protein MKIMIVDDHAGMRRLLGNILTIGYKDLLADKDALELVECESGEDAVKQYTKTKPDFVLMDYQLTNMNGIQATEWILEKDSSAKILFVSSYDSPSLRKKIKHLSTLGFISKKDLSGIIPMLSSQNHKTNTL; encoded by the coding sequence ATGAAAATAATGATCGTGGATGATCACGCAGGTATGCGGCGTCTTCTTGGGAATATCTTAACAATAGGGTATAAAGACTTGTTGGCTGACAAAGATGCACTGGAGTTGGTTGAATGCGAAAGCGGTGAAGATGCTGTTAAGCAATACACGAAAACCAAACCAGACTTTGTACTCATGGATTATCAATTGACAAACATGAATGGCATTCAAGCGACCGAGTGGATACTTGAAAAAGATTCGAGTGCAAAAATCCTATTTGTTAGCAGTTACGATAGCCCATCATTGCGAAAAAAAATAAAACACTTATCCACTTTAGGATTCATTTCAAAAAAAGATCTTTCAGGCATCATACCCATGCTGTCTTCTCAAAATCATAAAACCAATACGTTATGA
- a CDS encoding BspA family leucine-rich repeat surface protein — protein sequence MKKLILLLPIVLFNITTLWAQFPPPPSGPIADFVEITGLLEVGETLTGSYDYNDPNGFPEEGSTYQWYRLASEFDPPVLIDGATAVTYTLVAEDAGQVIVFEVTPSNGTETGMPTPSNPVGPIGGSGGGGGNNPPTVSNVSISGTLEVGETLTGSYDYDDLDSDPESGSVFTWYRSDDSGGTNKTAIGGADATTYTLVSADEGKHMSFSVIPSDGVDAGTSGESSLVGPVQGESVSVSFAGGTGIEADPYQVETLEQLQALKDSPSLHFVLNNDLDASATSTWNSGAGFVPIGGSTAFTGSLDGQGFVITGLTIDRATEDYVGLFAVIGDGGSVSNIGLEQLSISGGGNTGGLAGENNGTVSGSYANGGVDGSAVVGGLVGLNNSTISESYSAGTVAGTQDIGGLIGLHSLGTVSESYSASDVTGSANNVGGLIGFSYDNVDNSFATGSVSGDTNVGGFAGNYNSGIVSNSYSAGSVTGSTNVGGFIGQKNGFAAATNTFWDNQTSGKANATGIGSTTGITGKTTTEMKTQSIFTDAGWDFTNVWGLDVSKNNGYPNLQAIFGAVFVNSDPTGSVIISGTAQEDETLTASNNLADADGLGAISYQWQRGGIDIAGATASTYTLTQNDVGSVITVAASYTDGEGTAESVTSAGTASVVNVNDVPTGSITISGTAQEDETLTASNTLADEDGLGAITYQWQRGGVDIAGATASTYTLTQSDVGSVITVAASYTDGEGTAESVTSAETSSVANVNDAPTGSVTISGIAQEDETLTASNTLADADGLGTISYQWQRDGIDISGATNSTYTLTLADVGSVITVIASYTDGEGTSESVTSAGTDPVILNNTAPVVSSPIADITVNENVTNALFDLSTTFSDAETASGSLAYTVESNDNPTLVTASIDGSILTLDYQTDQFGTANITVRASDGELFVDETFLVTVNEVNNAPVFAAPYDVSTAVYAGVEFSVRDQVAFPLGFRFNGDGTKMFAVGINSSVAEYTLGTAYDISTAVYAGAEEEFYVGAQEPQPFDLTFNGNGTKMFVLGTSNHTVVEYTLGTIYDVSTAVYAGAEEAFYLAEPELALTGLAFNGDGTKMFVIGIGAEVEEYHLDTAYDVSTALYAGAEEKFYVGAQEPNANDLTFNRDGSKMFVLGDGDGAVVEYHLGTAYDVSTAVYAGAEEEFSVAAQDIAPEGVLFNGDGTKMFMVGRADGAVVEYTLGIAPTTTEFAENGTGTVIDINATDGEGGAADVGLSYSITGGADAAAFAFEAATGILTFVTAPDFENPGDADENNEYVVTIQADDGEAENNTASTTLTITVTDVNETPTVTTPIADVTVDENAANTVVDLSTSFSDAETASGSLTYTIESNGNPALVTATISGSTLTLDYQTDQFGTANITVRASDGELFVDDTFVVTVNEGNNAPIFSAPYDVSAAVYAGAEEEFYVGGQELLPYGLTFNGNGTKMYVIGIDDSDAVVEYTLGVAYDVSTAVYAGAEEEFYVGDQEPAAAGLTFNGDGTKMFVVGTDDAVVEYTLGVAYDVSTAAYAGAEEEFYVGAQSPTPIDLTFNGDGTKMFVVSVEEAEVTEYNLSTAYDVSTAAYAGANEEFVSNQARGVMDLAFNGDGTKMFVLDGYPDFSDTVVEFNLSTAYDISTAVYAGAEQEFYVGGQELEPYGFTFNGNGTKMYVTGGSDAAVVEYSLYSVGAPMTVNFAENGTGTVIDINATDGDGGAVDVGLSYSITGGADAGAFAIEAATGILSFNSSPDFENPSDADTNNVYEVTIQADDGATGNNSASTTLTITVTDVEEIKFFIADNGITVTCKEANPNDTGILGTVTYKALSRDSLKTRVDAGQDVTNVCTSLITNMDDMFLNVTDFNQPIGNWDVSNVTTMSNMFYGNQVFNQDIGNWDVSRVTNMMNMFFGATSFNKPLNEWDVSSVNNMYSMFAATRRVNIRFTPTNFNQPLDKWDVSNVTDMGFMFASSKFNQDLSSWNTASVTNMNAMFVNAYYFNNGFAPGSSSQKVASGSSQKMFDNILMWDVREVKAMKGMFRGAKSFNSKLNNKTGEAWEVVETQEMTNMFYGASSFNQDISGWNPANVECWGNSELYNSPSSPPFYEQNTCRGVDSRKKSVTSTIEDAMGGFLVGSGMSSENASNMFVEWAKLDLQDSVSIDIGDIELTEAGANAMKALREANNITVAWGGQQGVNDKPVFSDLPNPFEIATEDTRIMNLWEYVSDATTPDEQLQFSFGIVSDTAETVGFDNTSGELSITTRADADTFFVAIQVANNENIVSLDTLEVRIDPSFITSAELMAQIPEDFKLHQNYPNPFNPSTIIRYGVPQSSEVRLEVFDMLGRKVATLVNGERQRAGWHQVNFDASRLASGMYLYRIVAGKHVKTRKMMLIK from the coding sequence ATGAAAAAACTGATTCTTCTACTCCCCATAGTTTTATTTAATATAACTACATTATGGGCTCAGTTTCCTCCACCACCCTCAGGCCCTATTGCAGACTTCGTGGAGATCACAGGATTGCTGGAAGTAGGTGAAACCCTTACCGGTAGCTATGATTATAACGACCCTAATGGCTTTCCGGAAGAGGGTTCAACCTATCAGTGGTATCGGTTAGCCAGTGAATTCGATCCACCCGTGCTTATCGATGGTGCTACCGCAGTAACTTATACACTGGTTGCAGAAGATGCAGGCCAGGTAATTGTGTTTGAAGTGACCCCTTCTAATGGTACAGAAACAGGAATGCCTACTCCAAGTAATCCTGTTGGTCCTATTGGTGGTAGTGGTGGAGGTGGAGGAAATAATCCTCCAACGGTTTCCAATGTATCAATAAGTGGAACATTGGAAGTAGGGGAAACTCTAACCGGTTCCTATGATTATGATGATCTAGATAGCGACCCTGAAAGTGGCTCTGTATTCACATGGTATAGAAGCGATGACAGCGGAGGAACGAATAAAACAGCTATTGGTGGAGCAGACGCAACTACCTACACATTAGTTTCTGCTGATGAAGGTAAACACATGAGTTTCTCTGTCATTCCAAGTGATGGGGTTGATGCCGGAACTTCAGGAGAAAGTTCATTGGTAGGACCTGTACAGGGTGAATCAGTATCTGTAAGTTTTGCTGGAGGAACGGGAATTGAAGCAGACCCTTATCAAGTAGAGACCCTTGAACAATTACAGGCACTGAAAGACAGTCCGTCTTTACATTTTGTGCTGAATAATGATTTAGATGCATCAGCGACATCAACATGGAATTCAGGAGCAGGGTTTGTACCCATAGGAGGTAGTACAGCATTTACGGGAAGCCTTGATGGGCAGGGATTTGTAATTACAGGGCTGACTATAGACCGAGCTACAGAAGATTATGTAGGGTTGTTTGCTGTGATTGGGGACGGTGGTTCGGTTTCAAACATTGGATTAGAGCAACTATCAATATCAGGTGGTGGCAATACCGGTGGTCTGGCTGGTGAAAATAATGGAACAGTTTCGGGTAGCTATGCCAATGGAGGTGTTGATGGATCAGCGGTGGTAGGAGGACTTGTTGGGCTAAACAATTCAACGATTAGTGAAAGCTATTCAGCAGGTACGGTAGCTGGAACGCAGGATATTGGCGGGTTGATTGGGTTGCATAGTTTGGGAACCGTCTCGGAAAGTTATTCAGCAAGTGATGTGACAGGAAGCGCGAATAATGTGGGTGGACTAATTGGTTTTAGTTACGATAATGTAGACAACAGTTTTGCCACCGGTTCTGTCAGTGGAGATACCAATGTAGGAGGTTTTGCCGGGAACTATAACAGTGGAATTGTTTCGAACAGTTACTCTGCCGGATCAGTAACGGGTTCTACGAATGTAGGTGGTTTTATTGGTCAAAAAAATGGTTTTGCTGCTGCTACTAATACCTTTTGGGATAATCAGACCAGTGGAAAAGCTAATGCAACGGGTATAGGAAGTACAACCGGAATAACCGGGAAAACCACTACGGAGATGAAAACTCAATCCATATTTACAGATGCCGGATGGGACTTTACTAATGTTTGGGGTTTAGATGTTTCAAAAAATAATGGCTATCCGAATCTGCAAGCTATTTTCGGAGCTGTATTTGTGAATAGCGATCCCACCGGATCGGTAATAATTTCAGGAACAGCCCAAGAAGATGAAACTTTGACGGCGAGTAATAATTTGGCAGATGCAGATGGTTTGGGAGCGATTTCCTACCAATGGCAGCGAGGTGGTATTGATATTGCGGGTGCTACAGCTTCTACCTATACCTTAACTCAGAATGATGTAGGATCAGTGATCACGGTAGCTGCGAGCTACACCGATGGCGAAGGGACTGCTGAAAGCGTAACAAGTGCAGGAACGGCTTCGGTTGTTAATGTAAATGATGTCCCTACAGGATCAATAACCATCTCAGGAACAGCGCAAGAAGACGAAACTTTGACGGCCAGCAATACTCTGGCAGATGAAGATGGTTTAGGTGCTATCACTTACCAATGGCAGCGAGGTGGTGTGGATATTGCGGGTGCTACAGCTTCTACCTATACCTTAACTCAGAGTGATGTGGGATCAGTGATCACGGTAGCTGCGAGCTACACCGATGGCGAAGGGACTGCAGAAAGCGTGACAAGTGCAGAAACGTCTTCGGTTGCTAATGTAAATGATGCTCCCACAGGATCAGTAACGATTTCAGGAATAGCTCAAGAAGATGAAACCTTGACAGCAAGCAATACTTTAGCAGATGCAGATGGATTAGGAACCATCAGTTATCAATGGCAGCGTGATGGAATAGATATTTCCGGAGCGACCAATAGTACCTACACTTTAACTCTGGCCGATGTGGGATCAGTAATAACGGTTATTGCAAGTTATACCGATGGGGAGGGGACTTCAGAAAGCGTGACAAGTGCAGGAACAGATCCTGTAATTTTAAACAATACGGCCCCGGTGGTAAGTTCTCCGATTGCAGATATAACGGTGAATGAAAACGTAACAAATGCGTTGTTTGACCTGAGTACCACTTTTAGTGATGCAGAGACGGCTTCAGGTTCGTTGGCTTATACCGTTGAGTCCAACGACAATCCCACACTGGTTACGGCATCTATCGATGGTTCAATCTTAACCCTGGATTATCAAACCGATCAATTTGGTACAGCCAACATTACCGTACGGGCCAGTGATGGTGAGTTGTTTGTAGATGAGACCTTTTTGGTGACCGTCAATGAAGTTAACAATGCCCCTGTTTTTGCCGCGCCCTACGATGTGTCCACCGCGGTGTATGCGGGCGTTGAATTCTCTGTAAGGGATCAGGTGGCATTTCCACTAGGCTTCAGATTTAATGGGGACGGCACGAAGATGTTTGCGGTAGGAATTAATTCTTCGGTTGCGGAGTACACCCTGGGGACGGCTTATGATATATCCACAGCAGTGTATGCGGGCGCTGAGGAAGAATTCTATGTAGGGGCTCAGGAGCCACAACCTTTTGATTTGACCTTCAACGGGAACGGCACGAAGATGTTTGTGCTTGGAACTAGTAATCATACGGTGGTGGAGTACACCCTAGGGACGATCTATGATGTATCCACGGCGGTGTATGCGGGCGCCGAAGAGGCATTCTATCTAGCGGAACCGGAGTTAGCATTAACTGGCCTTGCCTTCAACGGGGATGGCACGAAGATGTTTGTGATCGGAATAGGTGCTGAGGTGGAGGAGTACCATTTGGATACGGCCTATGATGTATCCACGGCGTTGTATGCGGGCGCTGAAGAGAAATTCTATGTAGGGGCTCAGGAGCCAAATGCTAATGACTTAACCTTCAACAGGGATGGGTCGAAGATGTTTGTGCTCGGAGATGGTGATGGTGCGGTGGTGGAGTACCATTTGGGTACGGCCTATGATGTGTCCACGGCGGTGTATGCGGGCGCTGAAGAGGAATTCTCTGTAGCGGCTCAGGATATAGCGCCAGAGGGTGTTCTCTTTAATGGGGACGGCACGAAGATGTTTATGGTTGGAAGAGCTGATGGAGCGGTGGTAGAATACACCTTAGGCATCGCTCCGACGACAACCGAGTTTGCCGAAAACGGTACCGGCACGGTGATCGATATTAATGCCACCGATGGAGAAGGAGGGGCCGCTGATGTAGGCCTTAGCTACTCCATTACCGGTGGGGCCGATGCCGCAGCGTTTGCTTTTGAGGCGGCTACCGGGATACTGACCTTTGTGACAGCACCTGACTTTGAGAATCCTGGCGACGCGGATGAAAATAATGAATATGTGGTCACCATCCAGGCTGATGATGGGGAGGCTGAAAACAATACCGCCAGTACCACATTAACGATCACGGTTACCGATGTGAATGAAACCCCCACAGTAACTACACCCATAGCGGATGTAACGGTAGATGAGAATGCGGCGAACACAGTAGTTGACCTAAGCACCAGCTTCAGCGATGCCGAAACAGCATCTGGATCTCTGACCTATACCATCGAGTCGAACGGTAACCCAGCGTTGGTTACCGCAACCATAAGCGGTTCGACGCTTACCCTGGATTATCAAACCGATCAATTTGGTACAGCCAACATTACCGTACGGGCCAGTGATGGTGAGTTATTTGTAGATGACACCTTTGTGGTCACTGTCAATGAAGGCAACAATGCCCCAATTTTCAGCGCTCCATACGATGTATCAGCGGCGGTGTATGCAGGAGCTGAAGAGGAATTCTATGTAGGGGGGCAAGAATTACTACCATATGGCCTTACTTTTAACGGGAACGGCACGAAGATGTATGTGATCGGAATCGACGATAGTGATGCAGTGGTGGAGTATACCTTAGGCGTGGCCTATGATGTGTCCACAGCGGTGTATGCGGGGGCTGAAGAGGAATTCTATGTAGGTGATCAGGAGCCAGCAGCGGCTGGCCTTACCTTCAACGGGGACGGCACTAAAATGTTTGTGGTTGGGACTGATGATGCGGTGGTGGAGTACACCCTTGGGGTGGCTTATGATGTATCCACAGCAGCGTATGCGGGGGCTGAAGAGGAATTCTATGTTGGGGCTCAATCCCCAACTCCAATTGACTTAACCTTCAATGGGGACGGCACAAAGATGTTTGTGGTTTCAGTTGAGGAGGCGGAGGTGACTGAGTACAATCTGAGTACAGCCTATGATGTATCCACGGCGGCGTATGCGGGGGCTAATGAGGAATTTGTGAGTAATCAAGCCCGAGGAGTAATGGATTTAGCCTTTAACGGGGACGGCACGAAGATGTTTGTGCTTGATGGGTATCCTGATTTTTCTGATACGGTGGTTGAGTTCAATCTGAGTACAGCCTATGATATATCTACAGCAGTGTACGCAGGCGCAGAACAGGAATTCTATGTAGGGGGGCAAGAATTAGAACCATATGGCTTTACTTTTAACGGGAACGGCACGAAGATGTATGTGACTGGAGGCAGTGATGCTGCTGTTGTTGAGTATAGCTTGTATAGCGTGGGCGCTCCGATGACAGTCAATTTTGCCGAAAACGGCACAGGCACGGTGATCGATATAAATGCAACGGATGGAGACGGAGGGGCTGTTGATGTAGGATTGAGCTACTCCATTACCGGTGGGGCTGACGCGGGAGCTTTTGCCATTGAAGCAGCAACAGGGATATTGAGCTTTAACAGTTCGCCCGATTTTGAAAACCCTTCCGATGCAGATACAAACAACGTATATGAGGTGACTATTCAGGCCGATGACGGGGCGACGGGCAATAACTCCGCCAGTACCACATTAACGATCACAGTAACGGATGTAGAAGAAATTAAATTCTTTATCGCTGATAATGGAATTACTGTCACTTGCAAAGAAGCCAATCCAAATGATACAGGTATTTTAGGTACTGTTACTTATAAAGCACTCAGTAGAGATAGCTTAAAAACAAGGGTTGATGCTGGTCAAGATGTAACCAATGTTTGTACGAGTTTAATAACGAACATGGATGATATGTTCCTCAACGTTACGGATTTTAATCAGCCTATAGGAAACTGGGACGTATCTAATGTAACAACAATGAGTAACATGTTTTATGGTAATCAGGTCTTCAACCAGGATATTGGTAACTGGGATGTGTCGAGGGTTACAAACATGATGAACATGTTTTTTGGTGCTACATCGTTCAATAAGCCCTTAAACGAATGGGATGTTTCCTCAGTTAACAATATGTACAGTATGTTTGCTGCTACAAGGCGAGTTAACATAAGATTTACACCTACGAACTTTAATCAACCATTGGATAAATGGGATGTATCTAATGTAACGGATATGGGATTTATGTTCGCATCATCCAAGTTTAATCAGGATCTGAGTTCATGGAATACCGCCTCGGTTACCAACATGAATGCCATGTTTGTTAATGCATATTACTTTAATAATGGATTTGCTCCGGGAAGTAGTTCGCAAAAAGTAGCTAGTGGTAGTAGCCAAAAAATGTTTGATAACATTCTGATGTGGGATGTAAGAGAGGTTAAAGCTATGAAAGGCATGTTTAGGGGGGCTAAATCCTTTAATAGTAAACTCAATAATAAAACAGGTGAAGCATGGGAGGTTGTTGAAACTCAGGAAATGACAAACATGTTTTATGGAGCTTCTTCTTTCAACCAAGATATAAGCGGTTGGAATCCAGCAAATGTAGAATGTTGGGGTAATAGCGAACTTTATAATTCACCATCGAGTCCACCATTTTATGAGCAAAACACATGTAGGGGTGTTGACAGTAGAAAAAAATCTGTTACTTCTACAATTGAAGATGCTATGGGTGGGTTCCTGGTAGGATCCGGAATGAGTTCTGAAAATGCCAGTAATATGTTCGTGGAGTGGGCCAAGCTTGACTTGCAGGACAGTGTGAGTATCGATATTGGTGATATAGAACTCACTGAAGCCGGGGCAAACGCCATGAAGGCACTGCGTGAGGCCAATAACATTACCGTTGCCTGGGGTGGGCAGCAGGGTGTGAATGACAAGCCGGTGTTCTCCGACTTGCCTAATCCGTTTGAGATAGCTACCGAAGATACCCGTATTATGAATCTCTGGGAGTATGTGAGTGATGCTACAACACCGGATGAGCAACTGCAATTCAGCTTTGGTATCGTATCAGATACTGCCGAAACGGTTGGTTTTGATAATACCAGTGGCGAGCTTTCGATTACTACAAGAGCCGATGCCGATACCTTCTTTGTAGCCATTCAGGTGGCCAACAACGAGAACATCGTTTCGCTGGATACCCTGGAAGTACGTATCGATCCGAGCTTTATAACTTCAGCTGAACTTATGGCTCAGATTCCGGAGGACTTCAAATTGCATCAAAACTACCCGAACCCATTTAACCCTTCCACCATAATTCGCTACGGCGTACCGCAGAGCAGTGAAGTACGCCTTGAAGTATTCGACATGCTGGGCCGAAAAGTAGCCACCCTGGTGAACGGAGAACGGCAACGAGCCGGCTGGCACCAGGTCAACTTCGATGCCTCACGCCTGGCTTCGGGCATGTATCTCTACCGAATTGTAGCCGGTAAGCATGTGAAGACCCGTAAGATGATGCTGATTAAGTAA